In one Methanobrevibacter sp. genomic region, the following are encoded:
- a CDS encoding MATE family efflux transporter, producing MANENVELMRGEPEKAVKKLAIPIMISMILTALYNIVDGIWVAGLGPTAIAGIGFVTPIFMVLNGASVGLGNGATSSISRFIGAKNHQKANESATHSLIIFFIASIILTIIFIIIQEPLLRSYGATGQTLKEGIAYATPLFLGLIAFMYSNGCSGILRGEGDMKRAMYVVIITVILNATLDPIFIYTLGFGSAGASLATIVSSAIAALVMLYWILIKKDTYVDVSLRGFKFDSKLTKDILKVGIPSSLDMLIMAIAMSIYLIVIAMVGGDYGIAVFTSGQRLYLFAIMPLTAIGSAVIAVSGSAFGARNGDYLSRTHKYGAKFGLALGTVITLILVIFATPLATLFAYTPETANLVPGIAQYLQIACPTLILTGIGIPSSFFYQGIGKGTYSLMFTILREIIFVVPLIYIFVFWFNLGLIGIWLGLCIGRAIASVINYFFARYEVKRNRAKFGN from the coding sequence ATGGCTAATGAAAATGTGGAGTTAATGAGGGGAGAACCGGAGAAAGCTGTGAAAAAATTGGCCATCCCAATCATGATTTCAATGATTCTGACAGCATTGTACAATATCGTTGATGGAATTTGGGTAGCCGGACTTGGTCCTACAGCCATTGCAGGAATCGGATTTGTTACACCAATCTTTATGGTGTTGAATGGGGCAAGTGTAGGGCTCGGAAATGGTGCAACAAGCAGCATTTCAAGATTTATCGGTGCTAAAAATCACCAAAAAGCCAATGAATCCGCAACCCACTCGTTAATTATCTTTTTTATAGCTTCAATAATTTTAACAATAATTTTTATAATCATACAAGAGCCATTGCTTAGAAGCTATGGGGCCACAGGACAGACACTAAAAGAGGGCATTGCATATGCGACCCCATTGTTTTTAGGCCTGATTGCTTTTATGTATTCCAACGGCTGCAGCGGAATCCTTCGTGGCGAAGGGGACATGAAACGTGCAATGTATGTCGTCATCATTACAGTTATCCTGAATGCAACACTTGACCCGATATTCATTTATACCTTAGGATTTGGTTCTGCAGGAGCATCCCTTGCAACAATTGTAAGTTCAGCAATTGCGGCATTGGTGATGCTATATTGGATTTTGATTAAAAAAGACACATATGTTGATGTCAGCCTTAGGGGATTTAAATTCGATTCAAAATTAACAAAAGACATTCTGAAAGTAGGAATTCCATCTTCACTTGACATGCTGATTATGGCAATCGCAATGTCAATCTATTTGATTGTAATAGCCATGGTTGGGGGAGATTACGGAATCGCCGTATTCACCTCAGGTCAAAGACTATACCTATTTGCAATTATGCCCCTAACAGCTATCGGATCTGCAGTTATTGCAGTGTCCGGAAGCGCATTCGGTGCTAGAAATGGAGACTATCTATCACGAACCCACAAATATGGTGCCAAATTTGGACTTGCTTTGGGAACTGTCATAACATTGATTTTAGTTATATTCGCAACACCGTTAGCTACATTGTTTGCATATACCCCAGAAACCGCCAATTTAGTTCCAGGAATTGCACAATATCTTCAGATTGCATGTCCTACTTTGATTCTAACAGGTATTGGAATACCATCCAGCTTTTTCTATCAAGGAATCGGGAAAGGAACTTACAGCCTAATGTTTACAATTTTAAGGGAAATCATATTCGTAGTTCCTTTAATCTATATATTTGTATTCTGGTTCAATTTAGGCCTTATTGGTATCTGGTTAGGTTTATGTATTGGAAGAGCAATTGCAAGTGTTATAAATTACTTCTTTGCAAGATATGAAGTCAAAAGAAATCGCGCCAAATTCGGAAACTAG
- a CDS encoding ABC transporter permease, giving the protein MLAKKMIRDILNHKTLFISIFLMAFLGVFVFAGVGGESVGLEVNIDNYYEETNLADGWIYSPYLNDLFLEQVNLLGPTTQMERQLVVDSVADFENGPEVTLHFVENNTISKFYLLEGEPLDINDSEGVWLDKSFADAKGLEVGDNISFECEGYTIEKEIKGLGYSPEYVYHASSNSLLPDFNEIGFAYMSYKAFPEDTVPYNVLNVKFKGSPDTFGKLLDYRLEGYYSTFVERSEHPSVNQFSQEITKHKMMADVFPVVFIIITMLILFTTMTRIIAHQRTQIGILKASGFKNTTIMWHYISYGFWPVLIGSVLGLILGPIILPQIFHPSMVRTYKMPLWSPAWDMTFVYVMAFMVIVSLVVSYYAISSITNEKPSDTIKPKAPKASTSGFIEKSKIWKRLSFNIRWNYRDAKRNKLRGIMTIIGVMGCSALLVGSFGLHDGMNDIKEWEYSQINHYDSKLVIDNASASQIDVVVAEVNGESIMEKAIEIESDDVKKSGSLLVLDSTDLITPTDDDWNKVDIANDEVSISKKMADILGVGVGDTVKWHIMGSNKWVEVKIDKIHADPISQGFIMSSDKLEELGLNYTPTSVITSEHVDGTYDGFKETNHLSDIEISWSEITQTMWLIIYVLMFFACTLAIIVLYNLGLLSFTEIEREISTLKVLGFKSNDLRRLLLTQNLFFTVIGFILGIPLGLYILTVMWQSSGDSFCIVPSLTLTNVMLTAMITFSLSIIVNLMFSSKIKKLDMVESLKGAE; this is encoded by the coding sequence ATGCTTGCAAAAAAGATGATAAGGGACATATTGAATCATAAGACTCTATTCATATCTATCTTTTTAATGGCATTTTTGGGAGTTTTTGTTTTTGCAGGGGTAGGCGGTGAATCTGTCGGTCTTGAAGTTAATATAGACAATTATTATGAAGAGACTAACTTGGCTGACGGTTGGATTTATTCTCCTTATTTGAATGATTTGTTTTTAGAGCAAGTGAATCTTTTAGGTCCAACTACACAAATGGAAAGGCAATTAGTTGTTGATTCTGTAGCGGACTTTGAAAATGGTCCTGAAGTCACGCTGCACTTTGTTGAAAACAACACAATATCCAAATTCTATTTGCTGGAAGGTGAACCGTTAGACATTAATGACAGTGAGGGAGTGTGGCTTGATAAAAGCTTTGCTGATGCTAAAGGATTGGAAGTTGGGGACAACATCAGCTTTGAATGTGAAGGTTACACTATTGAAAAAGAAATTAAGGGATTGGGATACTCTCCAGAATATGTTTATCATGCTTCATCCAATTCATTGTTGCCTGATTTTAACGAAATTGGTTTTGCTTACATGTCCTATAAGGCATTTCCAGAGGATACGGTTCCATATAATGTTTTAAATGTTAAATTTAAGGGCAGTCCTGATACTTTTGGCAAATTATTGGATTATCGGTTAGAGGGCTATTACAGCACATTCGTTGAAAGGTCTGAGCATCCAAGTGTTAATCAATTTTCACAGGAAATTACCAAACACAAAATGATGGCAGACGTTTTTCCGGTAGTGTTCATCATAATTACAATGTTGATTCTTTTCACAACAATGACAAGGATTATTGCTCATCAGCGAACTCAAATAGGCATATTAAAAGCCAGCGGATTTAAAAACACAACGATAATGTGGCATTATATATCATATGGATTTTGGCCAGTTTTGATTGGATCGGTTTTAGGTTTGATTTTGGGGCCAATAATACTGCCTCAAATATTTCATCCGTCAATGGTTAGGACATATAAAATGCCATTATGGAGTCCCGCTTGGGACATGACTTTCGTATATGTAATGGCTTTCATGGTTATAGTTTCACTTGTGGTTTCATATTATGCCATTTCGAGCATAACAAATGAAAAGCCTTCCGACACTATAAAGCCCAAAGCGCCTAAGGCATCAACTTCAGGATTTATTGAAAAATCAAAGATTTGGAAAAGATTATCATTCAACATTCGTTGGAATTATAGGGATGCTAAAAGAAATAAATTGAGAGGGATTATGACCATTATAGGGGTCATGGGTTGCAGTGCACTTTTAGTTGGCTCATTTGGTTTACATGATGGAATGAATGATATAAAAGAATGGGAATACAGTCAAATTAACCATTATGACTCGAAATTAGTAATCGATAATGCATCAGCATCGCAAATTGATGTTGTTGTTGCTGAGGTTAATGGGGAAAGCATAATGGAAAAAGCTATTGAAATAGAATCAGATGATGTGAAAAAGTCGGGTTCGCTTCTGGTTTTAGATAGCACGGATTTAATAACACCAACAGATGATGATTGGAATAAAGTAGACATTGCAAATGATGAGGTTTCGATTTCAAAAAAAATGGCCGATATATTGGGAGTTGGTGTTGGCGACACTGTAAAGTGGCATATTATGGGTTCAAACAAATGGGTTGAAGTAAAAATTGATAAAATCCATGCAGACCCAATATCACAAGGTTTTATCATGTCTTCAGATAAGCTAGAGGAGTTGGGCTTAAATTACACACCAACAAGTGTGATTACCTCAGAGCATGTGGATGGAACATACGATGGCTTTAAAGAAACCAATCATCTCAGTGATATTGAAATTAGTTGGAGTGAGATAACCCAGACCATGTGGCTAATAATCTACGTATTGATGTTCTTTGCTTGTACTCTAGCAATCATAGTTTTATATAATTTAGGATTGCTGTCCTTTACAGAAATTGAAAGGGAAATTTCAACTCTTAAAGTACTTGGATTTAAAAGCAATGATTTGAGGAGATTGTTGTTAACCCAAAATCTATTTTTCACAGTTATTGGATTTATATTGGGCATACCGTTAGGTTTATATATTCTGACAGTAATGTGGCAGTCTTCAGGAGATTCATTTTGCATAGTACCTTCATTAACTCTTACAAATGTTATGTTAACTGCCATGATAACGTTTTCATTGTCAATTATTGTAAACCTAATGTTTTCAAGTAAAATCAAGAAATTGGACATGGTCGAATCTCTGAAAGGGGCAGAATAG